A DNA window from Arachis duranensis cultivar V14167 chromosome 3, aradu.V14167.gnm2.J7QH, whole genome shotgun sequence contains the following coding sequences:
- the LOC107476540 gene encoding LOW QUALITY PROTEIN: pentatricopeptide repeat-containing protein At2g21090 (The sequence of the model RefSeq protein was modified relative to this genomic sequence to represent the inferred CDS: substituted 1 base at 1 genomic stop codon): MPSPLSFSPLNKLKRFKSLKLCISKSLLNAPSLYDAVSSLDHFHPKGIRLPSRVLAILLRHCSASKSYREGKLVHLHLKLTGFKRPTTYLANHLICMYFSCGDFVSARKVFDKMEARNLYSWNNMISGYVKLGMMKQARGVFDRMPERDFVSWNTMIVGYARNGVFGEALRFYGELRRLCIGYNGFSFASVLIVCVKMKDFELSRQVHAQVLVVGFLTNVVVSSSIVDAYAKCGKMKEARRLFDEMPVRDIPAWTTLVSGYAACGNMESAAEVFCEMPQKNSYSWTSLIGGYARNGMGHEALRVFRKMMQHRARPDKYTFHSCFLACAIIASLKHGKQLHSYLVQNNIRPNTVVVSAIIDMYSKCGTLETAKKVFNINGNKQDVALWNSMISALAYCGYGIEAIMMLNDMLRSGVKPDKATFVSILNACSHSGLVQEGLQFFMSMTSEHGVVPDQEHYACLVNLLHRAGCFNESGNDLQVMDHKPGEHVENSSHDLSRKLESTKLEREVHKFPIRLQLQSTAAYLLLSSVYVALVKRGSLEKMRQIMHEQCFRLNQAVTXVQIQNKVHAFAVPDG; encoded by the coding sequence atGCCATCGCCTCTCTCCTTCTCACCCCTCAACAAGCTCAAGCGCTTCAAATCCCTCAAGCTCTGCATTTCAAAGTCCCTCCTCAACGCCCCTTCCCTCTACGACGCCGTTTCATCTCTCGATCACTTCCACCCTAAGGGCATTCGCTTACCTTCTCGTGTTCTCGCCATCCTCTTGCGCCATTGCTCCGCCTCCAAATCCTACCGTGAGGGCAAATTGGTCCATTTGCATCTCAAGCTCACCGGTTTCAAACGCCCCACTACGTATTTGGCCAACCATTTGATCTGTATGTACTTTAGTTGCGGCGATTTTGTTAGTGCCCGCAAGGTGTTCGACAAAATGGAGGCTAGAAATTTGTACTCTTGGAACAATATGATTTCTGGGTATGTGAAATTGGGCATGATGAAGCAGGCTCGGGGTGTGTTTGATAGAATGCCTGAGAGGGATTTCGTGTCGTGGAATACGATGATTGTTGGGTATGCGCGTAATGGGGTGTTTGGTGAGGCTCTGAGGTTTTATGGGGAGTTGAGGAGATTGTGTATTGGGTATAATGGGTTTAGTTTTGCAAGTGTGTTGATTGTTTGTGTGAAGATGAAGGACTTTGAGCTTTCTAGGCAGGTTCATGCGCAGGTTTTGGTTGTTGGATTTTTGACCAATGTAGTTGTATCCAGCTCGATTGTTGACGCTTATGCAAAGTGTGGGAAGATGAAGGAGGCGAGGAGATTGTTTGACGAGATGCCCGTGAGGGATATCCCTGCTTGGACAACACTAGTTTCGGGTTATGCAGCATGTGGGAACATGGAATCAGCTGCTGAAGTTTTTTGTGAGATGCCACAGAAGAATTCTTATTCATGGACATCGCTGATCGGAGGTTATGCTAGAAACGGTATGGGTCATGAAGCTCTTCGAGTGTTTAGAAAGATGATGCAGCATCGAGCTAGACCTGATAAGTATACATTTCATAGTTGCTTCTTGGCTTGTGCTATAATTGCTTCATTGAAACATGGTAAACAATTACATTCATATTTGGTGCAAAATAACATCAGACCTAATACTGTTGTTGTTAGTGCTATTATTGACATGTATTCAAAATGTGGAACTTTAGAAACTGCCAAGAAAGTGTTTAATATAAATGGAAATAAGCAAGATGTAGCATTGTGGAACTCAATGATATCGGCGCTGGCTTACTGTGGCTACGGTATAGAAGCAATTATGATGCTAAACGATATGCTAAGATCAGGAGTGAAGCCAGACAAGGCCACTTTTGTTTCAATTCTTAATGCTTGCAGTCACTCAGGTCTTGTGCAGGAAGGGCTTCAGTTTTTCATGTCCATGACTAGTGAGCATGGTGTTGTCCCAGACCAAGAACACTATGCATGCTTAGTTAATCTTTTGCATCGCGCTGGATGCTTTAATGAATCAGGGAATGATCTACAAGTGATGGATCACAAGCCAGGTGAGCATGTTGAGAATAGTTCGCATGATCTATCGAGAAAGCTTGAAAGTACAAAACTTGAaagagaagtacataaattCCCTATTAGATTGCAGCTTCAATCCACTGCTGCTTACTTGTTACTTTCAAGTGTGTATGTTGCACTCGTTAAAAGGGGGTCTCTTGAGAAAATGAGACAGATTATGCATGAGCAATGTTTTAGGCTCAATCAAGCCGTCACTTgagttcaaattcaaaacaaggtTCACGCTTTCGCTGTACCAGACGGGTGA
- the LOC107477114 gene encoding dirigent protein 23: MSKQIVLMILMVTISVMRGIQCMQLKAGNWGVSVKSEKETVTNLQFYFHDTLSGQNPSAIQVAQPLDKNKSTLTMFGSIMMADDPLTETSDPKSKLVGRAQGLYGSSCQQELGLLMALSFSFTDGPYNGSSFALMGKNSAMSPVREMPIVGGTRLFRMARGFALAHTVWLNPTTGDAIVGYNVTLVH; this comes from the coding sequence ATGTCAAAGCAAATTGTGTTGATGATATTGATGGTTACAATAAGTGTAATGCGAGGGATTCAATGCATGCAATTGAAGGCAGGGAATTGGGGTGTGAGTGTTAAGTCCGAGAAGGAGACAGTGACAAACCTTCAATTCTATTTCCACGACACACTCAGCGGACAAAATCCAAGTGCCATTCAGGTGGCTCAGCCACTTGACAAGAACAAGTCCACACTCACCATGTTTGGTTCCATCATGATGGCTGATGATCCCTTGACCGAAACGTCCGACCCAAAGTCTAAGCTCGTGGGCCGGGCGCAGGGTCTATATGGATCGTCTTGCCAACAAGAATTAGGCCTATTGATGGCCTTGAGTTTCTCATTCACGGATGGGCCTTACAATGGGAGCTCGTTCGCGCTCATGGGGAAGAACTCCGCCATGAGCCCGGTTCGCGAGATGCCCATTGTAGGGGGCACCAGACTCTTCCGAATGGCGCGTGGGTTTGCACTCGCCCATACTGTCTGGTTGAATCCCACCACTGGCGATGCCATTGTTGGCTACAATGTCACCCTCGTCCATtaa